A genomic stretch from Camelus ferus isolate YT-003-E chromosome 17, BCGSAC_Cfer_1.0, whole genome shotgun sequence includes:
- the GPD1L gene encoding glycerol-3-phosphate dehydrogenase 1-like protein isoform X3 — protein sequence MWVFEETVNGRKLTDIINNDHENVKYLPGHKLPENVVAVSNLGEAVQDADLLVFVIPHQFIHRICDEITGRVPKDALGITLIKGIDKGPEGLKLISDIIREKMGIDISVLMGANIANEVAAGKFCETTIGSKIMENGLLFKELLQTPNFRITVVDDADTVELCGALKNIVAVGAGFCDGLRCGDNTKAAVIRLGLMEMIAFARIFCKGQVSTATFLESCGVADLITTCYGGRNRRVAEAFARTGKTIEELEKEMLNGQKLQGPQTSAEVYRILKQKGLLDKFPLFTAVYQICYEGRPVQEMLSCLQSHPEHT from the exons ATGTGGGTCTTTGAAGAAACGGTTAATGGGAGAAAACTGACAGACATCATAAATAATGaccatgaaaatgtaaaatacctcCCTGGACACAAGTTGCCAGAAAATGTG GTTGCTGTCTCGAACCTCGGGGAGGCGGTGCAGGATGCAGACCTGCTGGTGTTTGTCATCCCCCACCAGTTCATTCACAGGATCTGCGACGAGATCACCGGGAGAGTGCCTAAGGACGCGCTGGGCATCACCCTCATCAAG GGCATTGACAAAGGTCCCGAGGGACTGAAGCTCATTTCCGACATCATCCGGGAGAAGATGGGTATTGACATCAGCGTGCTGATGGGCGCCAACATCGCCAACGAGGTGGCCGCTGGGAAGTTCTGCGAGACCACCATTG GCAGCAAGATAATGGAGAATGGCCTACTCTTCAAAGAGCTTCTGCAGACTCCAAATTTTCGAATTACAGTGGTTGATGACGCAGACACCGTGGAACTTTGTGGTGCTCTGAAG AACATCGTGGCCGTGGGCGCCGGGTTCTGCGACGGCCTCCGCTGCGGCGACAACACCAAAGCGGCCGTCATCCGCCTGGGGCTCATGGAGATGATCGCCTTCGCCAGGATCTTCTGCAAGGGCCAGGTGTCCACCGCCACCTTCCTGGAGAGCTGCGGCGTGGCCGACCTGATCACCACATGCTACGGGGGCCGGAACCGCCGGGTGGCCGAGGCCTTTGCCAGGACCGGAAAG ACCATCGAAGAACTAGAGAAGGAGATGCTGAATGGGCAGAAGCTGCAGGGACCCCAGACTTCGGCCGAGGTGTACCGCATCCTCAAGCAGAAGGGGCTGCTCGACAA GTTTCCGTTGTTTACTGCGGTGTACCAGATTTGCTATGAAGGCAGGCCCGTCCAAGAGATGTTGTCTTGTCTCCAGAGCCATCCAGAGCATACATAA
- the GPD1L gene encoding glycerol-3-phosphate dehydrogenase 1-like protein isoform X4: MAAAPLKVCIVGSGNWGSAVAKIIGDNVKKLQKFASTVKMWVFEETVNGRKLTDIINNDHENVKYLPGHKLPENVVAVSNLGEAVQDADLLVFVIPHQFIHRICDEITGRVPKDALGITLIKGIDKGPEGLKLISDIIREKMGIDISVLMGANIANEVAAGKFCETTIGSKIMENGLLFKELLQTPNFRITVVDDADTVELCGALKNIVAVGAGFCDGLRCGDNTKAAVIRLGLMEMIAFARIFCKGQVSTATFLESCGVADLITTCYGGRNRRVAEAFARTGKTIEELEKEMLNGQKLQGPQTSAEVYRILKQKGLLDKFPLFTAVYQICYEGRPVQEMLSCLQSHPEHT, translated from the exons GGGTTCAGCAGTTGCAAAAATAATTGGTGACAATGTCAAGAAACTTCAGAAGTTTGCCTCCACGGTCAAGATGTGGGTCTTTGAAGAAACGGTTAATGGGAGAAAACTGACAGACATCATAAATAATGaccatgaaaatgtaaaatacctcCCTGGACACAAGTTGCCAGAAAATGTG GTTGCTGTCTCGAACCTCGGGGAGGCGGTGCAGGATGCAGACCTGCTGGTGTTTGTCATCCCCCACCAGTTCATTCACAGGATCTGCGACGAGATCACCGGGAGAGTGCCTAAGGACGCGCTGGGCATCACCCTCATCAAG GGCATTGACAAAGGTCCCGAGGGACTGAAGCTCATTTCCGACATCATCCGGGAGAAGATGGGTATTGACATCAGCGTGCTGATGGGCGCCAACATCGCCAACGAGGTGGCCGCTGGGAAGTTCTGCGAGACCACCATTG GCAGCAAGATAATGGAGAATGGCCTACTCTTCAAAGAGCTTCTGCAGACTCCAAATTTTCGAATTACAGTGGTTGATGACGCAGACACCGTGGAACTTTGTGGTGCTCTGAAG AACATCGTGGCCGTGGGCGCCGGGTTCTGCGACGGCCTCCGCTGCGGCGACAACACCAAAGCGGCCGTCATCCGCCTGGGGCTCATGGAGATGATCGCCTTCGCCAGGATCTTCTGCAAGGGCCAGGTGTCCACCGCCACCTTCCTGGAGAGCTGCGGCGTGGCCGACCTGATCACCACATGCTACGGGGGCCGGAACCGCCGGGTGGCCGAGGCCTTTGCCAGGACCGGAAAG ACCATCGAAGAACTAGAGAAGGAGATGCTGAATGGGCAGAAGCTGCAGGGACCCCAGACTTCGGCCGAGGTGTACCGCATCCTCAAGCAGAAGGGGCTGCTCGACAA GTTTCCGTTGTTTACTGCGGTGTACCAGATTTGCTATGAAGGCAGGCCCGTCCAAGAGATGTTGTCTTGTCTCCAGAGCCATCCAGAGCATACATAA
- the GPD1L gene encoding glycerol-3-phosphate dehydrogenase 1-like protein isoform X1, whose translation MAAAPLKVCIVGSGNWGSAVAKIIGDNVKKLQKFASTVKMWVFEETVNGRKLTDIINNDHENVKYLPGHKLPENVVAVSNLGEAVQDADLLVFVIPHQFIHRICDEITGRVPKDALGITLIKGIDKGPEGLKLISDIIREKMGIDISVLMGANIANEVAAGKFCETTIGSKIMENGLLFKELLQTPNFRITVVDDADTVELCGALKNIVAVGAGFCDGLRCGDNTKAAVIRLGLMEMIAFARIFCKGQVSTATFLESCGVADLITTCYGGRNRRVAEAFARTGKTIEELEKEMLNGQKLQGPQTSAEVYRILKQKGLLDKCPSVRNKKAW comes from the exons GGGTTCAGCAGTTGCAAAAATAATTGGTGACAATGTCAAGAAACTTCAGAAGTTTGCCTCCACGGTCAAGATGTGGGTCTTTGAAGAAACGGTTAATGGGAGAAAACTGACAGACATCATAAATAATGaccatgaaaatgtaaaatacctcCCTGGACACAAGTTGCCAGAAAATGTG GTTGCTGTCTCGAACCTCGGGGAGGCGGTGCAGGATGCAGACCTGCTGGTGTTTGTCATCCCCCACCAGTTCATTCACAGGATCTGCGACGAGATCACCGGGAGAGTGCCTAAGGACGCGCTGGGCATCACCCTCATCAAG GGCATTGACAAAGGTCCCGAGGGACTGAAGCTCATTTCCGACATCATCCGGGAGAAGATGGGTATTGACATCAGCGTGCTGATGGGCGCCAACATCGCCAACGAGGTGGCCGCTGGGAAGTTCTGCGAGACCACCATTG GCAGCAAGATAATGGAGAATGGCCTACTCTTCAAAGAGCTTCTGCAGACTCCAAATTTTCGAATTACAGTGGTTGATGACGCAGACACCGTGGAACTTTGTGGTGCTCTGAAG AACATCGTGGCCGTGGGCGCCGGGTTCTGCGACGGCCTCCGCTGCGGCGACAACACCAAAGCGGCCGTCATCCGCCTGGGGCTCATGGAGATGATCGCCTTCGCCAGGATCTTCTGCAAGGGCCAGGTGTCCACCGCCACCTTCCTGGAGAGCTGCGGCGTGGCCGACCTGATCACCACATGCTACGGGGGCCGGAACCGCCGGGTGGCCGAGGCCTTTGCCAGGACCGGAAAG ACCATCGAAGAACTAGAGAAGGAGATGCTGAATGGGCAGAAGCTGCAGGGACCCCAGACTTCGGCCGAGGTGTACCGCATCCTCAAGCAGAAGGGGCTGCTCGACAA
- the GPD1L gene encoding glycerol-3-phosphate dehydrogenase 1-like protein isoform X2, which translates to MAAAPLKVCIVGSGNWGSAVAKIIGDNVKKLQKFASTVKMWVFEETVNGRKLTDIINNDHENVKYLPGHKLPENVVAVSNLGEAVQDADLLVFVIPHQFIHRICDEITGRVPKDALGITLIKGIDKGPEGLKLISDIIREKMGIDISVLMGANIANEVAAGKFCETTIGSKIMENGLLFKELLQTPNFRITVVDDADTVELCGALKNIVAVGAGFCDGLRCGDNTKAAVIRLGLMEMIAFARIFCKGQVSTATFLESCGVADLITTCYGGRNRRVAEAFARTGKTIEELEKEMLNGQKLQGPQTSAEVYRILKQKGLLDKLP; encoded by the exons GGGTTCAGCAGTTGCAAAAATAATTGGTGACAATGTCAAGAAACTTCAGAAGTTTGCCTCCACGGTCAAGATGTGGGTCTTTGAAGAAACGGTTAATGGGAGAAAACTGACAGACATCATAAATAATGaccatgaaaatgtaaaatacctcCCTGGACACAAGTTGCCAGAAAATGTG GTTGCTGTCTCGAACCTCGGGGAGGCGGTGCAGGATGCAGACCTGCTGGTGTTTGTCATCCCCCACCAGTTCATTCACAGGATCTGCGACGAGATCACCGGGAGAGTGCCTAAGGACGCGCTGGGCATCACCCTCATCAAG GGCATTGACAAAGGTCCCGAGGGACTGAAGCTCATTTCCGACATCATCCGGGAGAAGATGGGTATTGACATCAGCGTGCTGATGGGCGCCAACATCGCCAACGAGGTGGCCGCTGGGAAGTTCTGCGAGACCACCATTG GCAGCAAGATAATGGAGAATGGCCTACTCTTCAAAGAGCTTCTGCAGACTCCAAATTTTCGAATTACAGTGGTTGATGACGCAGACACCGTGGAACTTTGTGGTGCTCTGAAG AACATCGTGGCCGTGGGCGCCGGGTTCTGCGACGGCCTCCGCTGCGGCGACAACACCAAAGCGGCCGTCATCCGCCTGGGGCTCATGGAGATGATCGCCTTCGCCAGGATCTTCTGCAAGGGCCAGGTGTCCACCGCCACCTTCCTGGAGAGCTGCGGCGTGGCCGACCTGATCACCACATGCTACGGGGGCCGGAACCGCCGGGTGGCCGAGGCCTTTGCCAGGACCGGAAAG ACCATCGAAGAACTAGAGAAGGAGATGCTGAATGGGCAGAAGCTGCAGGGACCCCAGACTTCGGCCGAGGTGTACCGCATCCTCAAGCAGAAGGGGCTGCTCGACAA